The Coffea arabica cultivar ET-39 chromosome 4e, Coffea Arabica ET-39 HiFi, whole genome shotgun sequence genome includes a window with the following:
- the LOC140005520 gene encoding uncharacterized protein: MEVAMIRANIQEDSEATMARFLNGLNPEIRKKVELQDHFELQQMVSYAEKVERQALPIKTPSGRTTTSSSTPWRRDQLPTSNAWPRQGNKERENRRMEQPFHPSATPSKPTPRPALPRVNTSTNQPKACFKCKEIGHLMAQCPNRSIMYMNEEGMWQSEGEEEYADIPPLEEEGKDADLVEIEEDPVARTMVTMRVLNAQAQEDDLQRTNIFHTRCKIGDEVCLMIIDSGSCTNCVAADFVEQKHLPWTYHPKPYRLSWLNDGGEVKVTKQALITFSIGRYKDQVLCDVIPMQASHVLLGRPWEYDRQADHIGLTNKYKFIMDNLKITLSPLTPTQVYEEQLHLRKEREKRQLREAKKKPNVPEDEEKKKEFKDVFPEELPKGLPPIRGIEHQIDFVPGAILPNRPAYRANPEETKEIQSKSLDEHVEHLRLVLSALRENRLFANMEKCVFCTPEVNFLGYIVGANGIRVDPAKVKAILEWPTPTNVSQVRSFHGLASFYRRFVKDFSTIAAPLNETIKKNVGFQWGKEQEESFNRLKDLLTSIPILALPNFDVTFDVECDASGIGIGAVLHQNHRPLA; the protein is encoded by the exons ATGGAGGTAGCAATGATAAGGGCCAATATACAAGAGGATTCGGAAGCAACCATGGCAAGATTccttaatggattaaatcctgaaATTCGGAAGAAGGTTGAGCTTCAAGACCACTTTGAGCTACAACAAATGGTGTCTTATGCAGAGAAGGTGGAAAGGCAAGCCTTACCTATAAAGACACCTAGTGGCCGAACCACTACATCCTCTTCCACACCTTGGAGAAGAGATCAATTGCCAACATCCAATGCTTGGCCGAGGCAAGGCaataaagaaagggaaaacagGCGAATGGAGCAACCGTTCCATCCGAGTGCAACTCCTTCTAAACCAACCCCGCGGCCGGCCCTTCCAAGGGTCAATACTTCTACCAACCAGCCAAAGGCATGTTTCAAATGCAAGGAAATTGGCCACCTCATGGCTCAATGCCCTAACCGAAGCATCATGTACATGAATGAAGAAGGAATGTGGCAAAGCGAAGGAGAGGAGGAATATGCGGACATACCACCGCTTGAAGAAGAGGGGAAGGATGCTGACCTGGTTGAAATAGAAGAGGACCCCGTGGCTCGAACTATGGTGACTATGAGAGTGCTAAATGCACAAGCTcaagaagatgatctccaaCGGACCAACATTTTTCATACGAGATGCAAAATTGGAGATGAGGTATGTCTCATGATCATTGATAGTGGCTCTTGTACTAATTGCGTAGCTGCTGACTTTGTCGAGCAAAAGCACCTTCCATGGACTTACCACCCTAAACCCTATAGACTATCTTGGTTAAATGATGGGGGGGAAGTCAAGGTGACCAAACAAGCTTTAATCACTTTTTCTATTGGTCGATACAAGGACCAAGTTTTATGTGATGTAATTCCTATGCAAGCTAGTCATGTCTTGTTAGGGCGTCCGTGGGAGTATGATCGGCAGGCTGATCATATTGGACTCACTAATAAGTATAAGTTCATTATGGACAACCTCAAGATCACTCTTTCACCCTTGACACCtacacaagtgtatgaggaACAATTGCATCTACGAAAAGAGCGAGAGAAAAGGCAACTGAGAGAGGCAAAGAAAAAGCCGAATGTGCCTGAGgatgaggaaaaaaagaag gaattcaaggATGTGTTTCCGGAGGAACTACCAAAAGGATTACCTCCAATTCGAGGTATCGAACATCAAATCGACTTTGTTCCTGGAGCAATTCTCCCAAATCGACCAGCCTATAGAGCAAATccggaggaaacaaaggaaatccaaaG CAAGTCTTTAGATGAACATGTTGAGCATTTGCGACTTGTTTTAAGTGCCTTGCGTGAAAATAGGTTGTTTGCTAACATGGAAAAATGTGTCTTCTGCACTCCTGAAGTTAATTTCcttggatatattgttggtgcAAATGGCATACGTGTTGATCCCGCCAAGGTAAAAGCCATCTTAGAGTGGCCGACTCCAACCAATGTGTCTCAAGTAAggtcttttcatggtcttgcaagTTTCTATAGGAGATTTGTTAAAGACTTTAGTACTATTGCAGCACCTTTGAATGAGACAATTAAAAAGAATGTGGGGTTTCAATGGGGAAAAGAGCAAGAAGAGTCATTTAATAGGCTTAAGGATTTGTTAACTTCAATACCTATTCTTGCTTTGCCTAATTTTGATGTGACGTTTGATgttgaatgtgatgctagtgGGATCGGCATAGGGGCTGTCTTACATCAAAATCATAGACCCTTGGCATAG